The Bos mutus isolate GX-2022 chromosome 12, NWIPB_WYAK_1.1, whole genome shotgun sequence genome includes a window with the following:
- the EXOSC8 gene encoding exosome complex component RRP43, translating to MAAGFKTVEPLEYYRRFLKENCRPDGRELGEFRTTTVNVGSIGTADGSALVKLGNTTVICGIKAEFGAPPTDAPDKGYVVPNVDLSPLCSSRFRSGPPGEEAQVASQFIADVIENSQIIQKEDLCISSGKLAWVLYCDLICLNHDGNILDACTFALLAALKNVQLPEVTINEETALAEVNLKKKSYLNIRTHPVATSFAVFDDTLLIVDPTEEEEHLATGTLTVVMDEEGRLCCLHKPGGSGLTGAKLQDCMSRAVTRHKEVKKLMDEVFKSMKPK from the exons ATGGCGGCTGGGTTCAA AACTGTGGAACCTCTGGAGTATTACAGGAGATTTCTG AAAGAGAATTGCCGTCCTGATGGAAGAGAACTTGGTGAATTCAGAACCACAACTGTCAACGTAG gTTCGATTGGTACCGCAGATGGTTCTGCTTTAGTGAAGCTGGGAAATACTACAGTAATTTGTGGAATTAAAGCG GAATTTGGAGCACCACCAACAGATGCCCCTGATAAAGGATATGTTG TTCCTAATGTGGATCTATCACCTCTGTGTTCCTCGAGATTTCGGTCTGGCCCTCCTGGAGAAGAGGCCCAAGTGGCCAGCCAGTTCATTGCAGATGTCATTGAAAA TTCACAGATAATTCAGAAAGAAGACTTATGCATCTCTTCAGGAAAG CTTGCTTGGGTTTTGTACTGTGATCTCATTTGCCTCAACCATGATGGAAACATTTTGGATGCTTGTACCTTTGCTTTGTTAGcagctttaaaaaatg TACAGTTGCCTGAAGTtactataaatgaagaaactgcttTAGCAGAAgttaatttaaagaagaaaagttatttGAATATTAGAACTCATCCAGTTGCAACTTCCTTTGCTGTGTTTGATGA cactcTGCTTATAGTTGATCCTACTGAGGAGGAGGAACATCTGGCAACTGGAACCCTAACAGTTGTAATGGACGAGGAAGGCAGGCTCTGTTGTCTTCACAAACCAG GTGGAAGTGGACTGACAGGAGCTAAACTTCAAGACTGTATGAGCCGAGCAGTTACAAGacacaaagaagtaaaaaaactGATGGATGAAGTATTTAAGAGTATGAAACCCAAATGA